In Desulfuromonas acetexigens, the genomic stretch GTGTAGAAGAGGTCGCGGTAGATCGCTTCGACGCCGCTTCGGTGTTTTTCCAGAGCGAGGGCGAAAGCGGCATGGTTGGGGAAGCCGCAGCGGCGGGCCAGGGCCTGGCGTTCGGCCTCGGTGGCGGGGAGGTTGTGGGTCTGACGCTCCTGCACCACCTGGATGCGGTGTTCGGCGGTGCGCAGAAAGATGTAGGCCTCGCGCAGGGTGTCACGCACCTCGGCGCTGATCAGTCCTTCTTTCTGCAGTCGGTCGAGGGCGCGCAGGGAATTTTTTTCCCGCAGGGAGGGCTTGCGCCCCGAATGGATCAGTTGCAGGGCCTGGATGAAGAACTCGATCTCGCGGATGCCCCCCCGGCCGAGTTTGAGATTGGTTTCCGCCTCCTGCTTGCGGGCCAGGCTCTGGTCGATCTTCTGTTTCATCCCCTTGATGTCCTCGACCATGCCGTAGTCGAGGTAGCGGCGAAAGACGAAGGGTTCCAGGCTTTTCAACAGCCGTTTGCCGAGGGGGATGGTGCCGGCCACCGGCCGCGCCTTGATCAGCGCCGCCCGCTCCCAGCTCTGCCCCCAGCTTTCGTAGTAGACCTCAGCGCTGCGCAGGGAGTTGGCCATTTCGCCGCTGTTTCCTTCCGGACGCAGGCGCAGGTCGACGCGGAAGACAAAGCCGTCTTCCGTCGGCTGGCTGATCGCCTTGGTGATGAGTTCCGCCAGTTTGCAGAAGTAGGGATGGAGGTGGATGCGGTTTTTGACGGCGCCGGTGGGATCAGGGACGCCGCTGCTCAGGCCCCGTTCCGAGGAATAGAAGTAGATCAGGTCGATGTCCGAGGAGAAGTTGAGTTCGCGGCCGCCAAGCTTGCCCATGCCGAGGATGGTGAACTCTGCTTCCCCCCCGGGTGCACCGTTTTCTCCGTCCAGAATCGGCGCGCCGTATTCGGCCCGCAGCAGGACCGTGCAGACTTCATAGGCTCGTTGCAGGGTGGTGGCGGCCAGGGCCGAGAGTTCGGCGGTGACTTCCACCAGGTCGGCCAGCCCTCCCAGGTCGCGGGCGCCGATGCGCAGCATCTCCCGGGATTTGTAGCGGCGCAGCCCGTTCTGCAGTTCGGCGAAGGGGGCCGTTTCGGGAATCCGCTCACGCAGTTCGGCGAGCATCGCCGTCTCGTCCTTGCGCCGACGGATTTCCCCGCCGGCGAAAAGATCCTCGAAAAAGTCCTTTCGCCGGCAAAGAATGCCGGTCAAGAAGGGGGAGGCGCCGAGCACGGTGAGGAGCAGGCGCCGGTCTTCCGGCGCGGTCAGCACCGCCGTCAGACTCTCGCGCGGGAGGCCGTTGCCGAGACGTTCGAGGCTGTTCAGGACGAGGTCGGGATCGGCAGCGGCATGGGCCGCTGCCGTCAGGGTCGCGAGCAGCTCTGCATCCCCGAGCAACTCGTACAGCAGTTCCAGGTTGGTGGCGGTCTTCTCCGGCTCGGCGAAACCGAGCTCCCGCGCCAGTTCCCGGCGGGCGTCCGGTCCCTCGGCCAAGGTCCGGCGCAGACGTTCGGCGAGGGCCGCCGGGGTCATCAGCGCACCCGGGACATGAGGGTCTTGAGCCCCTCGCCATAGTCGCCGCGCGCGATCCCCCATTCGGTGATGATGGCGGAAATGAGCCGGGCCGGTGTCACATCGAAGGAAGGATTGCGTACCGCCACGCCGCTCGGGGCGATCTGCTTATCGCCGCAGTGGGTCACCTCGCGGGCATCCCGCTCTTCGATGGGGATCAGGCTGCCGTCGGCCAGGCTCATGTCGATGGTTGAGGTCGGCGCGGCGACATAGAAGGGGAGGCCGTGCTCCTTCGCCAGCACCGCCACGGTGTAGGTGCCGATCTTGTTGGCGGTGTCGCCGTTGGCGGCAATGCGGTCGGCGCCGACGATGACGCAGTCGATCTCCCCCTTGCTCATCAGGTAGCCGGCCATATTGTCGCAGATCAGGGTGACGGGGATGTTGTCCTTCTGCAACTCCCAGGCGGTCAGCCGGGCGCCCTGCAAGAAGGGGCGCGTCTCGTCGGCCAGCACCGAAATGTTCTTGCCCGCCAACTGGGCAGCGCGGAGCACGCCAAGGGCGGTGCCGAAGCCACCGGTGGCCAGCGCCCCGGCATTGCAGTGGGTGAGCACCCGCGCCCCATCGGGGATCAGTTCCTGGCCGTGGCGGCCCATGGCCATGTTCACGCGGATATCCTCATCGGCGATGGCCATCGCCTCATATTCGAGGACGATTTTTATGTCCGCCACCGGATAGGAGCTGTTCGCCTTGGCGAAGTTTTTCATCCGCTCCAGCGCCCAACTGAGATTGACCGCTGTCGGCCGGGTTGCCGCCAGCGTCGCGCAGACCTTTTCGAAGCGGGCGAAAAAACGGTCGAAATCTTCCTCGTCGATGTCGCGCGCGCCGAACCAGGCACCGAAGGCCGCCGCCACGCCGATGGCCGGCGCACCGCGCACGACCATGGTGCGGATCGCCTCGGCGACCCCCTGGTAATCGAAATAATCCCGCCAAACCTCTTCGGTCGGCAGCAGACGCTGGTCAATCATCCGGCAGACGCCGTCACGGTATTCGATAGGTTTTATGGCCATGGATGATTTCTCCGAAATCGGTGATTGGTTGTCAGTGATTGGCAAAGGCGAAAACCAATGACCACTCACTGGTTTATTGTTTTTCCGGCAACGGATAAAACCGCCGTCCTTCCTGAACGATCTTTTCCTTCAGCGGGATCTCCCCCAGTTTGTCCCAGTGTAGCAGGTCGAGCTTGAAGACCAGGGGCAGGTCGTCGATCTCGTTCCAGAGTCGGGAGAAGTCACGGTCGCTCAGGTTCGGGGCGACGACTGCCAGGTCGAAGTCGGACCAGGGTTTGTCGGTGCCCTTGGCGCGGGAGCCGAAGATGAGCACCTGTTCGATCTGGGGATAGCGTCGGAAGATCTCCGCCATGTCGGCATAGTGCCGTTCGGCCAGGCCGAAAATCAGCCGTTCGTCAGCCATGTCCGGCATTTCTCGGCGAGTTGTCGAAAAAGGGGCAACCCTCGCCCGACAACGAAGTCGTACACGTCGTCGGCCAGCTTTTCGTGGTAGGTATGGCTGGTGAGGTTGCGTTTCTTCTGCATATCGGTCCAGAGATTGCCGTCCTCGATCAGTCCGGCCTGCAACGCCTCCTGTACCGTTTCGCGCGGGGTCCGCACCGGCAGTCCTTCCGCTTCGAGCTTCAGCTTCAACATCTTCCAGCTCAGTTCGTGGGTGAACTCGAAGCGTTGAATGACCGAGTCGCGGACGAATTCATCCTTGGGCAGCGCCGCCGCTTTTTCCAGTTGCGTCAGCGCCTTGAGATAGTCGCCGATGCGTTCCTGTAGCCGAGCTTTATCCATGGATGATCTCCGATAAAAGCGGTGATCGGTTTTCGTCCTTGCCAATCACTAATCACCAATCACTGGTTTAACCTTGCAGTTTCTTCTTCAGCAGCTCGTTCACCGCAGCCGGGTTGGCTTTGCCCTGGCTGGCTTTCATGACCTGGCCGACGAAGAAGCCGAAGACCTTTTCTTTGCCGCCTCGGTATTCCTCGACCTGACCGGGGTTGGCGGTGATGATCTGGTCGATGATCGCTTCGATCGCCCCGGTGTCGGTGACCTGCTTGAGTCCCTGCTCGTCGATGATGGTGTCGGCGCTCTTGCCGCTTGTCCACATGGCGTCGAAGACGGTCTTGGCGATCTTGCCGGAGATGGTGTTGTCGTCGATGCGTTTGAGCATCCCGACCAGAAGTTCCGGTGAGACCGGGGCCTTGGCGATGGAAATCCCTTCGTCGTTGAGGCGACGCTGGACCTCGCCCATCACCCAGTTGGCGCAGGCCTTGCCGTCATCGTGGAGCCGCACGCAGGCGTCGAAGTAATCGCCCATGGCGCGCTCGGCGGTGAGCACTTCGGCGTCGTAGAGCGACAGGCCGTATTCGCGGACAAAACGCTCCTGCTTGGCTTCCGGCAGTTCCGGCAGTTCCTGACGGGCGCTCTCGATCCACTCGGGGGAGACGACGATGGGGACCAGGTCGGGATCGGGGAAGTAGCGGTAGTCGTGGGCCTCTTCCTTGCCGCGCATGGAGCGGGTCGTACCGGCGTTGGCGTCGAACAGGCGGGTTTCCTGCACCACCTTGCCGCCGTCCTCGATCACCTCGATCTGCCGCTCGATTTCGTACTCGATGGCCTGCTTGATGAAGCGGAAGGAGTTGATGTTTTTCAGCTCGGCGCGGGTGCCGAGTTCCTTTTGCCCCCAGGGACGGATGGAGACGTTGGCGTCGCAGCGGAAGGAGCCCTGTTCGAGATTGCCGTCGCAGACGCCAAGGTAAACTACGATTTGATGCAGCTTCTTCAGATAGGCGATGGCTTCGTCGGAAGAGCGCATGTCCGGCTCGGAGACGATCTCCAGCAGCGGCGTGCAGGCGCGGTTGAGGTCGACGAAGGAGGCGCCGACGGTCTCCGGGGTGTCGCCGTGGATGAGCTTGCCGGCGTCCTCTTCCATGTGGATGCGGGTGATGCCGATGGTTTTCGGGCCGCCTTCCTCGGTTTCGATCTCCAGATGCCCGTGCTCGCAGATCGGCAGCTCGAACTGGCTGATCTGATAGCCCTTGGGCAGGTCGGGATAGAAGTAGTTTTTGCGCGCCATGACCGAGCGGGGGGCGATGGTGCAATGGGTCGCCAGGCCGGTACGGATGGCGTATTCCACCACCTGCTTGTTGAGCACCGGCAGGGCGCCGGGCAGACCCAGGCAGACCGGGCAGGTCTGGGAGTTGGGCGCCTGTCCAAATTCGGTCGGACAGCCACAGAAGATCTTGGTCTTGGTGGTCAACTGGACGTGGACTTCCAGTCCGATGACGACTTCATATTTGGATTTCATGGTGAATCCTTATTCGATATTTTGGTAGGGGCGCACCGCGTGCGCCCTTGGCACGGGCAACCGGGATGGAACATGGGCGCACATCGGTGCGCCCCTACGCCCTATCAGATATTCGGCGCCTGCTTGTGCCAGTCCGTCGCCTGCTCAAAAGCATAGGCCGCCTGCAGGATCGTTTCCTCGCCGAAGGGCCGTCCGATCAGCTGCAGGCCGATGGGCAGCCCGGCCGAGGAAAGGCCGCAGGGGAGGCTGAGGGCGCAGGTGCCGGCGAGGTTGACCGGAATGGTGAAGATGTCCGACAGGTACATCTGCAAGGGATCGGCGGTCTTCTCGCCGATCTTGAAGGCCGGGGTCGGCGCCACCGGGGTGAGGAGCACGTCGACCTGATTGAAAGCGTCGAGGAAATCCTGGCGGATCAGGGTGCGCACCTTTTGCGCCTTGAGGTAGTAGGCGTCGTAGTAGCCCGAGGAGAGGGCGTAGGTGCCGAGCATGATGCGCCGCTTGACTTCGTCGCCGAAACCGGCGGCGCGGCTCTTCATGTACATGTCGATGAGCCCCTGCCCTTCGTCGACGCGCAGGCCGAAGCGTACGCCGTCGTAGCGGGAGAGGTTGCTCGACGCCTCGGCGGTGGCGACGAGATAGTAGCAGGCCACAGCGTAGGCGGTGTGGGGGAGGGAGACCTCGACGAATTCGGCGCCCATCTCGCGGCAGACACGGATCGCTTCGTCCGTCGCCTGGCGCACCTCGGGGTCGAGGCCGTCGATGAAATATTCCTTGGGCAGGCCGATCTTCATCCCTTTGATGCCTTGCCGGAGATTTTTCCGGTAGTCGGGCACCGCCCGGTTGACCGAGGTCGAGTCGGCGCGGTCGTGACCGGCGACGGCGCCGAGCAGGATGGCGCAGTCCTCCACGTCGCGGGTGACCGGGCCGACCTGATCGAGGGAAGAGGCGTAGGCGATGACGCCGTAGCGGGAGACCCGGCCGTAGGTCGGTTTGAGGCCGACCACGCCGCAGTGGGAGGCGGGCTGACGGATCGAGCCGCCGGTATCGGTGCCGAGGGCCGCCACCGTCTGCAGGGCCGCTACCGAAGCCGCGCTGCCGCCGGAGGAGCCGCCGGCGACGCAATCGAGATTCCAGGGGTTGCGCACCGGCCCGAAGGCGCTGGTTTCATTGGAGCTGCCCATGGCGAACTCATCCATGTTCAGCTTGCCGAGAATCACCGCCCCCTGCTCCTTGAGCTTGCGCACGGCGGTGCCGTCATAAGGGGGGATGAAGTTGTCGAGGATTTTCGAGGCGCAGGTGGTGCGCACCCCTTCGGTGACGAAGATGTCTTTGAGCGCCAGGGGAATGCCGTTCAGAGGGCCGAATTTGCGCTCGCCGCACTCGCTGGACAGCAGTTTGTCGGCCGCTGCGGCCGCCTGCCGGGCGCTGTCGCCGGTGACGGTGATGAAGGCGTTGAGTTGCGGGTTGCTGGCTTCGATGCGGGCGAGAAAGGCCTCGGTCAACTCCAGTGAGGTGATCTCGCGCCTGAGCAGTCGTTGGTGCAGGCCGTGGATGGTGAGATCCGTCAGTTCCATGCGGGTTTACTCCAAAAATGATGGCGGGCGCCGGCGGGAGGTTTTTCCCCTCACTCCTAACGCCTCACTCCTTACGAACAACTTATTCGATGACCTTGGGCACCCGGAAACAGCCGTTGCCGGCATCCGGCGCGTTGCTCAACGCCCGCTCGGCGCCGAGGGCCGGCGCGATCTGGTCGGGACGGAAAGCGTTTTCCATGGGGACGGCGTGGGCCGTGGGGAGGATGCCGTCGGTGTTCAGTTCGTTGAGCTGGTCGACATAGCCGAGAATGGCGTCCAGTTGGCCGGTGAGGGCTGCCAGTTCGGCCTCTTCCAGAGCCAGGCGGGAGAGGCGGGCGACCTGTTCGACCTCAAGGCGGGTGATTTTCATGGGATGACCTCGATTTTTTAAGATGGCGGAAACAGGGCCGGACGATACCACGGAAACCGCCGATTTTTCAACTTATAAGGCCCGGCGTCCCAATCAGGCCAAATCGGCCTTCCGGGTTTGGAGAGGGGTAAGGTTGCAATTCGTACCATCGGCGGGTATTATTCTTTCTGCCGCCATTCCGGCGGCGGATTAATCCGAACCCAAGGACAGGAGATTACGATGAAAAAATTGATAGTTTTGCTTTTAGCTTCAACTCTGGTAGCGGCGGGCTGCGCCGCACCCCAGACCAAGACCAGCAAGGGCGCCCTTATCGGCACCGGCGTCGGCGCTGCGGCGGGGGCCGGTCTCGGTCAGGCGATCGGCGGGGATACCGAGGGAACGCTCATCGGTGCCGGCATCGGCGCCCTGGTCGGCGGTTTGGCCGGCGGCTCCTTTGGTCGCTACATGGACAACCAGGAAGCGGCCATGCGGCAACAGCTGGCCTACACTGAAAGCGCCAGCATTCAGCGCCAGGCCGAAACCCTGGCCGTCACCTTCAAGTCGGACGTGCTCTTCGACGTAGGTTCCTCGGCGATCAAGCCGGGTGGCATGACCGAACTCAATCGCGTCGCCCAGGTGCTCAACCAGTATCCGCAAACCACCATCCTCATCGCCGGTCACACCGACAGCACTGGCGCCGAGGATATGAACCAGCGTCTTTCCGAACAGCGCGCCCTCTCGGTGAAGAACACCCTGGTTGGCCAGGGGGTGGACGGCATGCGCATGAACACCATCGGTTTCGGTGAGAGCAAGCCGATTGCCGACAACAACACCCAGGCTGGCCAGCAGCTGAACCGCCGGGTCGAAATCACCATCACCCCGATGCAGGGGGCCGGTGCCCAGGGCTAAATTCCCGGGGGATCCCTCACAACAGCAAAAAGCCCGCTTCCGACAATCGGAGGCGGGCTTTTTGCTGGGCACTTCGGGACGAAATAAATCTATTCGTCCTTCTTTTCTTCGAGTTCCTTTTTCTTTTCATCTTCGTCATCCTTGATCCCCTGCTTGAAATTGCGCAGGCCTTTGCCCAGCGCTCCGCCGACCTGGGGGAGTTTTCCGGCGCCGAAAATAATCAGTACGAGGATGAGGATGATGATCAGTTCTTGCGTGCCTAATCCAAACATGGCCTGGTCTCCTTTGTTTCGTGGATGGGGAAAGGATACATCGGGATGCCGTCATTGTCGAAGGAAAATCAAGGGGTAGCGCGCCCCGGCGGCAGGCGCAGCAGGAGCACTTCCACCTCTTCCCCGGGGGCGAGGTCGGGCGCGCCGATAGGAACCGGCAGCAGGGCGCGGCTCCCCTGCAGGCTGCGCGTCTGTCCCGATTCCTGGCGCGACGAGGGGCTGAAGGCGTAACGCCCCGCCGCTTCCGTCAGGCTTCCCCAGAGGAAGGCCTGACGCTTGCCGCCACCCTTGACCGGGGCGGTCAGGATGGCGCGCAGGCGCGGCGGCAGGGGATCGCCGTGGCCGCCGAGACGGCGCAGGGCGACCCGGGCAAAAAGTTCGAAGGTTGCCGCTGAGGCCGCCGGATTGCCCGGCAGTCCCAGCACCGGCACGCTCCGGGCGGTGCCGAAGAGGACCGGTTTGCCCGGTTTGATGGCGACCTTCCAGAAGCCGAGCCGGAAATCGTGGCGGCGCAACGTCTCCTGCACCAGGTCGCGATCCCCCACCGAGACCCCGCCGGTGGTGATGAGCAGATCGGCCTCGGCCAGACCCCGGGCGATCTTTTCATCCAGCTCCCCGGCCCGGTCCCGGGCGATGCCCAGGGGGATGACGGCGCACCCTTCCTCGCGCAGACGGGCGGCGAGCAGATGGAAGTTGGAGTTGATGATTTGCCCCGGCCCCGGCGTCTCGCCCAGTTCCACCAGTTCGTCGCCGGTGGAAAGGAGCGCCACCCTGGGGGTGGGATACACCGAAATCCGCGTAACGCCGGCGGCGGCAAGCAGACCGATTTCCCCCGAATGAATCGCCGTCCCGGGCGCAAGCAGCGTCTCCCCCGCGACAAACTCCTCCCCCCGCAGACGTACATGGTCTCCCAGTTTTGGCGCTTTTCGCAGTTGAATTTCATCCCCCGCGCTTTCCACCTCTTCGCTGGGTACCACCGTATCGGCTCCCGGCGGCAGGGGGGCGCCGGTCATGATCCGCACCGCCTCTCCAGGCGTCAGGGCCGTCTTCTGCACGGCACCGGCCGGCAGAAAACCGCTGACGCGCAAGGAATCCCCCGCCCTTTGCCCGGCATGGGCAAAGGCATAGCCGTCCATCGCCGAGTTGTCCGCCGGCGGCAGATCCCAGCGGGCCTGTACCGGCGCGGCCAGAACCAGGCCGAGGGCGTCGGCCAAGGGGGCTTCCACGGGCGCCAGGGGGCGGATAGTGTCCAAGAGGATGCGCAGGGCGTGGGCGTAGTCGAGCATCGTTTTAAAATCTTTCGTGCTGAGTGCTGAGTGCTGAGTGCTGAGTGCTGAGTGCTGAGTCAGTTGTCGCGGACGGCGTTGGCCAGATCCGCCGGGGTGTTGATGTTGGTCAGGGCCGTGCGCCAGTTGTCGGGCAGTTCTTCCGGACCGACGATCCGCATCCGCAGTTCGGGGTAGATATCGAGAATACGGAAGTTTCCGGCCTGCAATTGACGGCGGATGACCGGCAGGCAGTTTTGCCCGTAGCAGGCGATCAGCGGTTCCAGCCCTTCCGGTGTGCCGGGGAGGATGACGTCGTAACCGAAGCGGTGTTCGAGCAGGGCGCGAATCAGCTCCTCGTCGACAAAGGGCATATCGCAGGCGGCGACGAAGATGTAGGGCGTCTCGGCGTGCCTCAGCCCGGTATGTAGCCCGCCCAGGGCGCTGCCGGGATAGGCGTCGGCGTAGGCCGGGAGGTTCGGACGAGCCAGGTCCGGGCGATCCCCGGCGATCAGCGTTTGGGGAAAGAGCCGCCCGAAGAGCTCGGAGATCCCCGCGATCAACGCTTTTCCGCCGATCTCCAAGGTCGCCTTGTCCCTGCCCATGCGCCGACTGCGGCCGCCGGCGAGGATTACGCCGGTGACATCGGGGAAGGGAACAGTTTTCATCGATTGTTGCAGCCCGGCGGTCGTCATGATGGCGCCAAGTATAGGGGAGAGCGCGAGGGGCCGCAACTTTTTGCTGAAGCCTCAGGATTCGGCGAAAAAAAGGGCCGGCTTGCGCCGGCCCACGGAGGAGGGGAGCAGGGTCCCCGGTAAAACCTGTGTGAAATCAGTGACGATGGCCGCCTTCCAGGTCGAAGACGCGCTCCGCCAGGGAATAGAGGAAGAGGCAGAGGCAGATGGAGCCGATGACGATGCCGATTTCGGTGAGGGAGGGGAAGTAGTGGAGCAGTCCGTGACTTGCTCCTTCCACCGCCTCGGGGCGCATGGAGACCATCTGCCCGGCGATGACCAGGTCGTAGCGCATGAAGAAGATACCGATGGTCGAGAGCAGCCCCGCGATCATCACCCCGAAGACGGTGCGGGTGCGACGATTGGCGACGATGATCAGCGGGATGAGAATGCCCAGTCCCAATTCGAAGAACCAGAAGTTGAAGGCCAGCGGCCCGGTGATCCAGGCCATGGTTGTTTCGTACTTCTCCGGCGGCTGACCGTAGAGGCCGGGAATGATCTTCCAGACGACGAAAAAGAGGAGTATGCCGAGGAAGAGGGCTTGAAGCTTGCCCATGGTGTACATGAATTCCTGATAGACGGGGGGCATTTCGATCCCCCGCGCCTTGTGGTTGAAGTAGACGATGAGCACGGTCAACGCCGCACCCGAGGCCAGGGCCGAGACGATGAAGTAGATCGGCATGTACGAGCCGTACCAGAAATGACGGGCTTCGAGCAGACCGAAGACCGCGCCCAGGTTGGAGTGGGCGGTGATGGCGGCGAAGAAGCCGGCCAGGCCCGACCAGAAGGCGAGGCGGGTCCAGCCGCGCATCAGCGAGGTGAACTCGAAGATCAGGCAGACCATGTAGAAGCCGTAGAGGGCACCCATCCACCAGATGGCCGAGGTGAAGTTGGGGCTGATAACGGCGTAGAGGCCCATGCGGATCGGGTGGTTCAGTTCCATCGCCATGGTGCCGAAACCGGTACACAGGGTCAACAGGGCGAGCAGGTGGCCGCGGCGGCCGATGATGGCGAACTTCTCGAAGCCCCAGACGTCGCCGAGGCTCGACACCAGGCAAAGTCCGGTGCTGGAGACGACGAAGAAGACGTAGGTGGAGATGAGGATGCCCCAGGGAATTTCCCGGCTTACGTTGTAGACGTGATCGTGGCCGTGGACCAGCACCTGGACCACTCCGACCGCACCTGCCATCATCCCCAGGCAGAGCAGGCCGAACCACATCATCTCGCCGGGGCGCTTGGGTATTACCGTTGCAAAAGACATGATGCTCTCCTTAGATCAGATAGAAAAGGTACGGCTTGGTGCCCATCTCCGGTTTCATCACCCGATGGGGATGTTTCGCCAGCAGGAGAGAGACTTCGCTGTTCGGGTCGTTGAGGTCGCCGAAGACCCGCACCCGGGTCGGGCAGGTTTCGACGCAGGCCGGCTCCCGGCCGGTAAGAATGCGGTGTTCGCAGAAGGTGCATTTATCGACCGCGCCGATTTCCTCGTTGTAGTAGCGGGCGTTGTAAGGGCAGGCGGTCATGCAGTATTTACAGCCGATGCACTTCTTGTTTTCGACAGTGACGATACCGTCGGCGTTGACTCCCGTCGCCTTGGTCGGGCAGACCCGCTTGCAGGGGGTGTTCGCGCAGTGCATGCACTGCCCAGGAGTGAACTCCTGGCCGAGGTTCGGATAGCGGCCGCGCAAGGCTTCTTCCATCACCCAGTTGCGGTAGTTTTCCCGGCCGAGGGGGACATGGTTTTCCGCCTTGCAGGCGACGGTGCAGGCCTTGCAGTCGATACACTTGCGGGTATCGAGGACCATGGCGTAGCGTTTATTGCTCATAATTCAGGCTCCTTGTCCGTCGGCCGCATCAGGCCGGAAGGATTTCCACAAAGGTTTCATGCATCGCCACGTTCCCCGAAATCGGACAGTATTTCTCCTCGATCAGAGCCGCGTCACTCCCCCCCTTGCCGTAGATGTTGGTCTGGGCCTTGGAAAGGACGCCGAAGCCGTGGGCCATGTAGACGCTGTCGGGACGGATCTTCTGCGTCACTTCCAACTTCAGCCGCTCTTCCCCGACGGCGCTGCGCACCTTGACCATCTGCCCGTTTTTCAGCCCCAACTTCTGCGCCTCGACCGGGTTCAGCCAGAGGGTGTTCTCGGGCATGATGTCGTGCAGATAGGGGTTGTTGGCGGTGGTGCCGTGGGTGAAGTAGGCGTGGCGCCCGACCAGCAGCCGGTAGCGGTTGGAGGGCACGGCGGTCGGCCGGGTGTAAACGGGCAGCGGATCGTGACCGTTGTCGGCGTACTTCTGCGAGAAGATTTCGATCTTGCCACTCTTGGTTTTGAGCGCCGTGCCTCGGGTGCGGCCGTAGTTCGGCTCGGTGCTTTCGTAGTAAATTCCCTTGGTTTTCAGGTCTTCGAGGATTTGCGGATTGTGCTTCACCTGGTGGTGGAGGTGTTCTTCCATGGTGAAATCGAACTCGGCGGCGATCTCCTCGCTCAGGCGTTTGGCGATCTCCTGGATGATCCAGAGGCTCTCCTTGCTCTCGAACATCGGCGGAATGCAGGGCTGGCGGAAGGCCACCACCGGCAC encodes the following:
- the mtnA gene encoding S-methyl-5-thioribose-1-phosphate isomerase, with the protein product MAIKPIEYRDGVCRMIDQRLLPTEEVWRDYFDYQGVAEAIRTMVVRGAPAIGVAAAFGAWFGARDIDEEDFDRFFARFEKVCATLAATRPTAVNLSWALERMKNFAKANSSYPVADIKIVLEYEAMAIADEDIRVNMAMGRHGQELIPDGARVLTHCNAGALATGGFGTALGVLRAAQLAGKNISVLADETRPFLQGARLTAWELQKDNIPVTLICDNMAGYLMSKGEIDCVIVGADRIAANGDTANKIGTYTVAVLAKEHGLPFYVAAPTSTIDMSLADGSLIPIEERDAREVTHCGDKQIAPSGVAVRNPSFDVTPARLISAIITEWGIARGDYGEGLKTLMSRVR
- a CDS encoding nucleotidyltransferase domain-containing protein encodes the protein MADERLIFGLAERHYADMAEIFRRYPQIEQVLIFGSRAKGTDKPWSDFDLAVVAPNLSDRDFSRLWNEIDDLPLVFKLDLLHWDKLGEIPLKEKIVQEGRRFYPLPEKQ
- a CDS encoding nucleotidyltransferase substrate binding protein — translated: MDKARLQERIGDYLKALTQLEKAAALPKDEFVRDSVIQRFEFTHELSWKMLKLKLEAEGLPVRTPRETVQEALQAGLIEDGNLWTDMQKKRNLTSHTYHEKLADDVYDFVVGRGLPLFRQLAEKCRTWLTNG
- the gatB gene encoding Asp-tRNA(Asn)/Glu-tRNA(Gln) amidotransferase subunit GatB, which encodes MKSKYEVVIGLEVHVQLTTKTKIFCGCPTEFGQAPNSQTCPVCLGLPGALPVLNKQVVEYAIRTGLATHCTIAPRSVMARKNYFYPDLPKGYQISQFELPICEHGHLEIETEEGGPKTIGITRIHMEEDAGKLIHGDTPETVGASFVDLNRACTPLLEIVSEPDMRSSDEAIAYLKKLHQIVVYLGVCDGNLEQGSFRCDANVSIRPWGQKELGTRAELKNINSFRFIKQAIEYEIERQIEVIEDGGKVVQETRLFDANAGTTRSMRGKEEAHDYRYFPDPDLVPIVVSPEWIESARQELPELPEAKQERFVREYGLSLYDAEVLTAERAMGDYFDACVRLHDDGKACANWVMGEVQRRLNDEGISIAKAPVSPELLVGMLKRIDDNTISGKIAKTVFDAMWTSGKSADTIIDEQGLKQVTDTGAIEAIIDQIITANPGQVEEYRGGKEKVFGFFVGQVMKASQGKANPAAVNELLKKKLQG
- the gatA gene encoding Asp-tRNA(Asn)/Glu-tRNA(Gln) amidotransferase subunit GatA; its protein translation is MELTDLTIHGLHQRLLRREITSLELTEAFLARIEASNPQLNAFITVTGDSARQAAAAADKLLSSECGERKFGPLNGIPLALKDIFVTEGVRTTCASKILDNFIPPYDGTAVRKLKEQGAVILGKLNMDEFAMGSSNETSAFGPVRNPWNLDCVAGGSSGGSAASVAALQTVAALGTDTGGSIRQPASHCGVVGLKPTYGRVSRYGVIAYASSLDQVGPVTRDVEDCAILLGAVAGHDRADSTSVNRAVPDYRKNLRQGIKGMKIGLPKEYFIDGLDPEVRQATDEAIRVCREMGAEFVEVSLPHTAYAVACYYLVATAEASSNLSRYDGVRFGLRVDEGQGLIDMYMKSRAAGFGDEVKRRIMLGTYALSSGYYDAYYLKAQKVRTLIRQDFLDAFNQVDVLLTPVAPTPAFKIGEKTADPLQMYLSDIFTIPVNLAGTCALSLPCGLSSAGLPIGLQLIGRPFGEETILQAAYAFEQATDWHKQAPNI
- the gatC gene encoding Asp-tRNA(Asn)/Glu-tRNA(Gln) amidotransferase subunit GatC, with translation MKITRLEVEQVARLSRLALEEAELAALTGQLDAILGYVDQLNELNTDGILPTAHAVPMENAFRPDQIAPALGAERALSNAPDAGNGCFRVPKVIE
- a CDS encoding OmpA family protein — protein: MKKLIVLLLASTLVAAGCAAPQTKTSKGALIGTGVGAAAGAGLGQAIGGDTEGTLIGAGIGALVGGLAGGSFGRYMDNQEAAMRQQLAYTESASIQRQAETLAVTFKSDVLFDVGSSAIKPGGMTELNRVAQVLNQYPQTTILIAGHTDSTGAEDMNQRLSEQRALSVKNTLVGQGVDGMRMNTIGFGESKPIADNNTQAGQQLNRRVEITITPMQGAGAQG
- the tatA gene encoding twin-arginine translocase TatA/TatE family subunit, producing the protein MFGLGTQELIIILILVLIIFGAGKLPQVGGALGKGLRNFKQGIKDDEDEKKKELEEKKDE
- a CDS encoding molybdopterin molybdotransferase MoeA, whose translation is MLDYAHALRILLDTIRPLAPVEAPLADALGLVLAAPVQARWDLPPADNSAMDGYAFAHAGQRAGDSLRVSGFLPAGAVQKTALTPGEAVRIMTGAPLPPGADTVVPSEEVESAGDEIQLRKAPKLGDHVRLRGEEFVAGETLLAPGTAIHSGEIGLLAAAGVTRISVYPTPRVALLSTGDELVELGETPGPGQIINSNFHLLAARLREEGCAVIPLGIARDRAGELDEKIARGLAEADLLITTGGVSVGDRDLVQETLRRHDFRLGFWKVAIKPGKPVLFGTARSVPVLGLPGNPAASAATFELFARVALRRLGGHGDPLPPRLRAILTAPVKGGGKRQAFLWGSLTEAAGRYAFSPSSRQESGQTRSLQGSRALLPVPIGAPDLAPGEEVEVLLLRLPPGRATP
- the mobA gene encoding molybdenum cofactor guanylyltransferase; the protein is MTTAGLQQSMKTVPFPDVTGVILAGGRSRRMGRDKATLEIGGKALIAGISELFGRLFPQTLIAGDRPDLARPNLPAYADAYPGSALGGLHTGLRHAETPYIFVAACDMPFVDEELIRALLEHRFGYDVILPGTPEGLEPLIACYGQNCLPVIRRQLQAGNFRILDIYPELRMRIVGPEELPDNWRTALTNINTPADLANAVRDN